Genomic window (Arachis hypogaea cultivar Tifrunner chromosome 13, arahy.Tifrunner.gnm2.J5K5, whole genome shotgun sequence):
CATCGCCGGAGCTTCTTAAAACTGCTTCTCCTTCTTCAGCGGAATCCAGCTTTCGTGAACTCGATGATGCCTTTCTGCAGGTTTAtcactctctcactctctctttcGATCTTGCTCGTTTTTCGTGTTTGCTTCTTGCTGTGTCATCTTGTCACCGATCAAAATTGATTTTAACTTTCAAGTTGAGGGAATTGGAATCAGGATTAACACTCTCTGGATTTGCATTGcatcttcatttctttcttttaatcTAATAAGGATCAAAATAGATAGATGTATTCCTGGAACTGTTAGTTTATCTCTGGATTTGCTGTTAGTTTATGTTTATCGCTAAGGTTGAGTTCAGTCTTGGAACTATCTCAATTCTCTGGCGGTAACAACATAAGTAATCCATGATTTATTCTTAGACTTTATCGTTTCTTTATTCTCTGGATTTGCTGTtagtttatgtttatttttcgtGTCACTGTCATTTTTTTCGCCTTCAATTTACAGACTCAAACGAGAATTTGGCTCGGGGAAGTATTGAAGATAAGATTGAATGAGCAACTCATTATATCCGAACTCCTTGCTGATGGAGAATTGCTGTACTtaactttctctatttctctctctctttttcttttgttagccTACACTTTCCGTTATTCCTATTTTTTTGGTATGTAATTAAGTTTTGGAAATTGCTAAGAACCAGAATTTTTGCCATAATTGTTTGCACCATGCAATAGTTGTTTCCTCTTTGAACCTTTTCCCAATAAGCAAGAAGTTACATGGTTATTGGTTACTGTAAAGAATAATAAATGGTATGTTTTAGTCCAAGCAAACCTCCAGCAAGATTCAATCAATTTGAGATTAAATACTTTGACTAATTGACTTCACCTGTCATAAATTAAAGAGGCTACTTTTTAGCCTTAATATCTTTAATTGAATTAAAAGCTAAAACTAGGACCACTTTAAATGATTAGTACAAGGATTAAACTCCAAGAGGAATGGAGCTGAACATGAAGCTTTTGCATTGGCATTTCAGTATATTGTTTGGAATCTAAATACAAGTTAATTGGTTTATAGGTTTTTAGTGTCAAAAGTGGTGTGGAAATTGCTGTTGGCAAAGCATATGGAGCTAAAACACATAAAAGCTTCCAAAAGCCAGCCATTTGCTTCTAAGAGTAACAGTGGGAGATATAGACCTTATTCTAATGTTGATTCATTCCTGAAGGTAAATTATTACATGACCTTTCCTTTCGACAGAATTCAAAGGAAGATTTGCCAAAATCATGTCTACTGATTTAAGCATATGAGTACGTTAGTAGAAGAAAGAGAAACTCTGGAGCCTCATTTCAGTTAGTtctaaatattttcaaattttggttGGTGAAAACAGACATTAATGAATGGGTATCAAagttatctctctttttttcCTATACAGATTTGCAAAATCTTGGAATTGACTGGAGTTGACCTATTCTCTCCATCAGATGTTGTTGAGAGAAGAAATACTCGAAAAGTATGCATGTGTATACGCTCATTCTCCAAAAAATTAAGGTCTAAGGATATAGATGTAAGTAAGTTGCATAAAATATCACTTATGAACTCCAGTCACCTGCTCTTGTATCTTGTCCTTTAAATTTTGCTTCTTGATAACATAAAAACATGTTGCCAGGTTCCAGATTTTGATATTGTTAATGTTACTTGTGCCGTAACCATGCCGAAGGATGTGGTTGGATACATACGTAAAAGCATAGAGCTGTCTCACAGAAGGCCTGCAGATTCTTCCACTTATTACTTACAGAAGAATTCAGGGCAAGAATCCAGGGAGGTGTGTCCTTGTTTTCACTAATAAGTAAAAACAAAATTACTATATTGCCAATGAATGGTCACATATGTGAGTTTCATGTTCTGTACCCTTGAGCCACTGCTAAATGATTTTGCTACTTGTATCTCTAAAACAATGATGCTTCTGTAGGTCTACTACTCCGTTACAGACTCGATCAAAGATTGGGAAACATATTCAGACCAATCTAATGACACAGAAATCAGACATCTAGTACATCATTTTGATGACTTGTGTGATTATGAATCAGAGATACAGTGCAATTCAACTTCTTCAATGGTTGAAAATGATTTTATGTCCACCAGTTTAGATGAACTGGGCAGTCGAAGCCGGCAGAGACCAAGAATTTCTGATGATGAGTTTCAATTGTTATGCTCAAGGGAATTATTACAATATCATATCTCTGAGACTCCTTATTCCGGGAATGTACATGTTGACTTTAGTGGTGGTATACCTCATTTAGATACTAGGGGCCAAGAAAGTAGAATGATGGAATTTGGTTACACACAGAATGAATTATTAAGAGATAATGATTCGATCCTTGGAACTCCTATGAATAACAGGATGTCAGTGATAAGAGATGTTAGCTCAAATGCGAAAGATAGTTGGGACCAGGATCTGCTCATTGAAGAAAATATTCCAGCAGATGTACATAAAAGTGCTAGTTCTCATGGCTCATGCGCAACTCCATTGAGTATTGAAAATGGTAGATGCTTTGGAGCTGGTGAGAATATGGAGGTTCTACATGAAGTACTGAACTTGGGAGACCAATTTGAAGCAGAGAATGATTATCAGAAAAGCGATCAGTGGGAAGGTATAAAAGAATATGAATCACAGGAGAAAATGAAGTATAAGGAAATTGAACATGAAATCACTTATGGAAAGTATACATATTTTGTCAAGGAACTTGAGGAAACCGAGCATTCATTATATTCTCCTGATTGCTTCCTATGTAATAAGACTGATTCTTCGAACAGAGCTGTCTCCGACAGCAATGACATAAATGCAACTATATCAGAAAAGTTTCTTGTATATGAGGACTGGAAGTCTCAAGTTGATTCAATTTCATCGTCGCTTAATAGCTGTAGCCAATGTGGGAAGCTGCTGTCTTGCCAGTCCTCTTCACTACCCCAGTTTTGTAAATGGGACCAGAAAGGAAAATTTCCTATGACAAAAAGTGGAGCTATAGACAACAATGAATCCTCACATGAGGAAACTATGACTCATAAACAAGAAACTGCTGAAGCGTATGCGGTTGGTGCAACTGATTTCAAGTCACTTGTAGATGATGAACAGCCAGAAAATGATAGTGAGGCTATAGCATCAAATGCTATGAGTTTGGATAACTGTGAAGATGGAAGTGAAGGAGTAATAGATATGATCACCAATGATGCCACTGTTCCTGCCAACTATGATGAAGATGTATCTAACACTCGGATCTGCATAACAAATCAAAGCTCAGAACTTGAATGCAATGATGGTAATCAATCAAGTCAAGACGACATGGTTCTCGTTTGCCATACAGAACATACCCTTGAGCCTGAGTTACCTGTTCAA
Coding sequences:
- the LOC112733003 gene encoding uncharacterized protein isoform X1; this translates as MVCQDSSSETAPSPELLKTASPSSAESSFRELDDAFLQTQTRIWLGEVLKIRLNEQLIISELLADGELLFLVSKVVWKLLLAKHMELKHIKASKSQPFASKSNSGRYRPYSNVDSFLKICKILELTGVDLFSPSDVVERRNTRKVCMCIRSFSKKLRSKDIDVPDFDIVNVTCAVTMPKDVVGYIRKSIELSHRRPADSSTYYLQKNSGQESREVYYSVTDSIKDWETYSDQSNDTEIRHLVHHFDDLCDYESEIQCNSTSSMVENDFMSTSLDELGSRSRQRPRISDDEFQLLCSRELLQYHISETPYSGNVHVDFSGGIPHLDTRGQESRMMEFGYTQNELLRDNDSILGTPMNNRMSVIRDVSSNAKDSWDQDLLIEENIPADVHKSASSHGSCATPLSIENGRCFGAGENMEVLHEVLNLGDQFEAENDYQKSDQWEGIKEYESQEKMKYKEIEHEITYGKYTYFVKELEETEHSLYSPDCFLCNKTDSSNRAVSDSNDINATISEKFLVYEDWKSQVDSISSSLNSCSQCGKLLSCQSSSLPQFCKWDQKGKFPMTKSGAIDNNESSHEETMTHKQETAEAYAVGATDFKSLVDDEQPENDSEAIASNAMSLDNCEDGSEGVIDMITNDATVPANYDEDVSNTRICITNQSSELECNDGNQSSQDDMVLVCHTEHTLEPELPVQEVINPDNESAHSFDNLDEKEEKIAEISKSKPRKKLILKSVFGGATAVGLLFLFLHLRFVFDSFFRLSGGMTKTKMQIQNQVRHLMMKVKKRVRNIHHQKQRGLLKGFIQQRSLN
- the LOC112733003 gene encoding uncharacterized protein isoform X2, whose product is MVCQDSSSETAPSPELLKTASPSSAESSFRELDDAFLQTQTRIWLGEVLKIRLNEQLIISELLADGELLFLVSKVVWKLLLAKHMELKHIKASKSQPFASKSNSGRYRPYSNVDSFLKICKILELTGVDLFSPSDVVERRNTRKVCMCIRSFSKKLRSKDIDVPDFDIVNVTCAVTMPKDVVGYIRKSIELSHRRPADSSTYYLQKNSGQESREVYYSVTDSIKDWETYSDQSNDTEIRHLVHHFDDLCDYESEIQCNSTSSMVENDFMSTSLDELGSRSRQRPRISDDEFQLLCSRELLQYHISETPYSGNVHVDFSGGIPHLDTRGQESRMMEFGYTQNELLRDNDSILGTPMNNRMSVIRDVSSNAKDSWDQDLLIEENIPADVHKSASSHGSCATPLSIENGRCFGAGENMEVLHEVLNLGDQFEAENDYQKSDQWEGIKEYESQEKMKYKEIEHEITYGKYTYFVKELEETEHSLYSPDCFLCNKTDSSNRAVSDSNDINATISEKFLVYEDWKSQVDSISSSLNSCSQCGKLLSCQSSSLPQFCKWDQKGKFPMTKSGAIDNNESSHEETMTHKQETAEAYAVGATDFKSLVDDEQPENDSEAIASNAMSLDNCEDGSEGVIDMITNDATVPANYDEDVSNTRICITNQSSELECNDGNQSSQDDMVLVCHTEHTLEPELPVQEVINPDNESAHSFDNLDEKEEKIAEISKSKPRKKLILKSVFGGATAVGLLFLFLHLRRNDKDKDANPEPSKAFNDEGKEESKKYSPPKAKRTTEGVYSAEKLKLK
- the LOC112733003 gene encoding uncharacterized protein isoform X4, coding for MCIRSFSKKLRSKDIDVPDFDIVNVTCAVTMPKDVVGYIRKSIELSHRRPADSSTYYLQKNSGQESREVYYSVTDSIKDWETYSDQSNDTEIRHLVHHFDDLCDYESEIQCNSTSSMVENDFMSTSLDELGSRSRQRPRISDDEFQLLCSRELLQYHISETPYSGNVHVDFSGGIPHLDTRGQESRMMEFGYTQNELLRDNDSILGTPMNNRMSVIRDVSSNAKDSWDQDLLIEENIPADVHKSASSHGSCATPLSIENGRCFGAGENMEVLHEVLNLGDQFEAENDYQKSDQWEGIKEYESQEKMKYKEIEHEITYGKYTYFVKELEETEHSLYSPDCFLCNKTDSSNRAVSDSNDINATISEKFLVYEDWKSQVDSISSSLNSCSQCGKLLSCQSSSLPQFCKWDQKGKFPMTKSGAIDNNESSHEETMTHKQETAEAYAVGATDFKSLVDDEQPENDSEAIASNAMSLDNCEDGSEGVIDMITNDATVPANYDEDVSNTRICITNQSSELECNDGNQSSQDDMVLVCHTEHTLEPELPVQEVINPDNESAHSFDNLDEKEEKIAEISKSKPRKKLILKSVFGGATAVGLLFLFLHLRRNDKDKDANPEPSKAFNDEGKEESKKYSPPKAKRTTEGVYSAEKLKLK
- the LOC112733003 gene encoding uncharacterized protein isoform X3; this translates as MCIRSFSKKLRSKDIDVPDFDIVNVTCAVTMPKDVVGYIRKSIELSHRRPADSSTYYLQKNSGQESREVYYSVTDSIKDWETYSDQSNDTEIRHLVHHFDDLCDYESEIQCNSTSSMVENDFMSTSLDELGSRSRQRPRISDDEFQLLCSRELLQYHISETPYSGNVHVDFSGGIPHLDTRGQESRMMEFGYTQNELLRDNDSILGTPMNNRMSVIRDVSSNAKDSWDQDLLIEENIPADVHKSASSHGSCATPLSIENGRCFGAGENMEVLHEVLNLGDQFEAENDYQKSDQWEGIKEYESQEKMKYKEIEHEITYGKYTYFVKELEETEHSLYSPDCFLCNKTDSSNRAVSDSNDINATISEKFLVYEDWKSQVDSISSSLNSCSQCGKLLSCQSSSLPQFCKWDQKGKFPMTKSGAIDNNESSHEETMTHKQETAEAYAVGATDFKSLVDDEQPENDSEAIASNAMSLDNCEDGSEGVIDMITNDATVPANYDEDVSNTRICITNQSSELECNDGNQSSQDDMVLVCHTEHTLEPELPVQEVINPDNESAHSFDNLDEKEEKIAEISKSKPRKKLILKSVFGGATAVGLLFLFLHLRFVFDSFFRLSGGMTKTKMQIQNQVRHLMMKVKKRVRNIHHQKQRGLLKGFIQQRSLN